The window TTAACCGTGTTGACAGATCCGCTTTACTTCATGAGGTCAGATTGAGGTGCCCGTCTATATCTTTGTGGGTAGAATTCCTATATGGTCAAGCAACAAGGTTGTATCTAAGAGGCACACATATTTGGTCTTCTACTGGAGTTCAGCAAGGAGACCCCTTGGGACCACTTCTCTTTGCTCTTGTGTTGCACCTGCTCTTGCATAATATTAGAGACAATTGCAAACTTTTTCTCCATGCATAATACCTTGATGATGACACACTTATTGGAGATTCTGAGGAGGTGGCCAAAGCGTTAGACATTATTAAGGTTGTGGGCCCAAAATTGGGCCTTCAgttgaatatcaagaaaaccgaGCTCTATTGGCCCTCGTGTGATGGTAGGAAGCTGCGTGAGGGGTTATTTCCGGTTAGCATCAGGAGGCCGCCATTAGGGGTGAAACTTCTCGGGGGAGCTGTTAGTAGAGATGCTAATTTCATTAGCAGCTTAGCCATAAAGAGAGCTGAAAACGCTGTGAATTTGATGCGCCTTCTTCCATAATTGTCTGACTTGCAGAGTGAGCTCCTTCTACTTCGGTCTTGTATGGGTATTGCGAAACTTTTCTTTGGGTTGAGGACGTGCCAACCCATTCACATGGAGCAGGAGGCTTTGTTCTTCGATCATGGGTTGTGCGTGGCGACtgaggacattgtggtttgtggTGACCCTTTCTTTGGCGGCATACAGTGGCGACTTGCTTCCTTACCCATTCGGTTTGGTGGTTTGGGTTTATATTCTGAAGTAGAGGCTACCTTATATGTTTTTGTTGCCTTAAGGGCCCAATCTTGGGTAttgcaagaccacatcttacgagATAGCGACATTCAGGGCATGAATTCTGATTATGCTTGTGCCTTAGCCTCTCTTCGTAACAAGCTTTCGGACATTGACCTTAGCAATTTTACTACTAtggacacccccccccccccaaatcacAGAATACACTGGCGGGTGTCCTTTTTAGTAAAATTGCTCAAGATATGGAAGTGTCTTTCAACATGACGGCTTGGCAAAAAATAGTTTTCCAGTGTTTATGTGCACCAtatgctcaagattttcttctagCTATCCCTATAGATAGGCGTGGCCAACATATGTCTCCTGTGGAGTATCATACCatcctcaaatatcgactcatcaaacatgagaaatcgtgcacggaaaatcaacatgtgttcatACTATTTGCATTTGATACTTTTGGTTTTCTTGCGTCGGATATAGTGGAACTTCTTAGTAGAGTACAACGGATCATGCATAAAATTGTTATATCTCCTAGATCTGTGAATATAGTCTTCAAGATAATTGAGTTTGTCatacaaaaaggcttagcggcgcAACTTTTTGCTCGTTTGCCTTCTCATTTGTTGTACGATGATAACTAAGATGTTTTCTATATAATATTATGTGAGTtaatatggaatatatatatatatatatatatatatatatatatatatatatatatatatatatatatatatataatcaacctCATAAAGTGTTTTTTTAAGTGAATAACTTTTTGTGTCAATAATATCAGATCATTtttattttactatttttttgagtttcatgttttgtataatTGACCCTTGACTTAGTAATGTTCCATTTTGCTCCCTATTATATAGAGGTGACAATTGATGACACGatacgacaaaaatacacgacaaaACGAAATTGGGATGAAACTGAAATTTGAATTAGTGTTTGTGTTGTGTTCATGTCAAGTGTAacaaacacgatgtcgtgtcgtgttcaaatttcgacacgaaattgacacgatttatcatttgtttgtcgtgtttttcgtgttatgtatgattaaatgttaattaaataaactaatttcaaAACTACACATGCTCTTTTAAAAAACCAATGTGGTGTTTATAGTCTTGATCCTTTTGACCCATTGTGGCTTCCCCTGAATCTCATCATTCGGTTTTCATCTTTAAATTGGGGTTCAGTTTTGTCATCTACACAAAATATAGAGGAGTTGTTTTGATCAatgcactcaacatctttctaaAACACCATTTGTGAAAGTGTTGGACTCCACTGCTCGGTTATCTTTGATCAAGAATTATCTTGACCTTATTGACCAATTTTAGTGAAAATAATTCTTCTTTTTCaaaactttattgtattttgctAAAAATGATATGTTATGAATGTTTGAATTATCCTCAACGGTTAAACGAACAAAAGCTTATGTACAGAATACAATTCTAGATGGTTATCTAAAAAAATTGGCTtccattattatttattagtacatTCTATTATTTATTTGCATTCCTTACAAAATAGCTATAAATATATCTACAAGTCAgtaattgaaaaaataaattgtATGAACCTATTTTCTTCTTTAAGGCTAGGGATGGTAATCAGATTCATTTTATTTATGAATATAGCAAAACATGAAATTGGTCAAATAAATTAAGATCAGAAGTCACTGAGATTATGTTTTTGATACTTATCATTTCTTTCctaattttttaaattattatttgtttattatatatatatcatactaaatatttataaaataatgatACATTCTAGAGAAAATAGACAAAATGTATAAATTTCATTAGAGTTTTTCAAAGGATTTAGGCAAAAATTAAAAGATGAACGCTATCAATTTCTCAGGTAGAGAATATCTAATCGTTAAATGGGTTGTGAAATCATTAAATGGGCTTAGAAATCGCTAAACGGACTGTGAAATTAGGTAAACTTTTTGCAAAATGGCCATAAATTTTCGTTAAAAAAAACTCTCtagaaaacttcaaaaaaaaaaaccttttttaCACCATCAAAACTCTCTTTTGCTAGGAAAATAACCTTTGAAAATCCATAAcagaaaaaaaagattttttttccgAATAAAAACCTAAATTTATTATTTTGTAGATTTGTTTGTCATTTTCGTAGATTAAAAtcataatataatttttttattatgaattattttttgaagatttttaacataaaaaaacttttaaaaaattattatatttaaacattttagattttttttaaaaaatattgttttggctatcttaaaaaaaatcttaaattGCTTTTcctaaatcttaaaaaaaaaccTTATTAGAGTCTAATGATTTTCTACGACTCCTACGTCAGTCAACTAATTTAGATCAAGAAATTACTCGTTTTGCCCAAACCGACTTCCATAATCTATTTCTACGATTCTACGGCGGAGCAAGGTTAATTGCAGATGGAGGAGACCGGTGTGGCCATGTCGGAGAAGACAGATACTACTAGTAGCGGAGACAGCGCTTCAATGGAATCGACGATGGAGAGATTGTCTCATTTAGAGAACCTCTACTTTCCTAGGGCTCAACAATCCTCCGCTCTCCTTCCTTCACAACGTAAATCTATCCTCCAAGATCTTTACTCCCGCGACGTCCCTGTGTTTTTAGGTAATTTCAATTTCCTATTACCCATCTCTAATTCTTTCTTCAAATTTATATTTCAGTATTACCCGATCAATTGTTTTTCTTCTCTACTTTTAATTGCTTGATCAATATCGAATTAGAGTTTACATTCGTTACCTTTACGAATTCACTTCTGTAGACACAAAACCCTGAAGTTTGTTCACTTCATATAATATGTTCGATATGTTACAGTTGTTAGCTTAAGGCATTGGTTATCAATATAACCTAACTTAGTTATGAAATTTGCTCATGCTTTAAAGTTTGCTATTGTTAATTTACATTCATCCTGTATGCATATTCAGAGCGCTATGGATCACTACTAACATTGGAAGAGCTTAAGGAATTCGATACATTAAGTGATGATTATGAAATCAATTGGCATCTAAATCATCTCCGAAGCTTGATTAATCCTACATCCGAGGATTTGAAATCAAGATCTGCAAAGATAAAGAATCGGAGGCGTGCATACATGGATAAATTGATGTTTGATGGGAAATTCTTCTCTGAGGATGCAATGAGGGATAGAGAACCTTATCTACACCATGAATTTGTGGGGAAATTTCAAGATCAAAGTGGAAGACGCATGGCTAGGCCTGGGGAAAGGTGGTCAGAGACATTGATTAGGAGGGCTGAGGAAGCACTTTTGGTGGAGAAAATTAGGCGGGAACAGCAGAGATTGGGTGTTGATGAAAGAGAGTGGGTGGGGAATGAGAGACAACAAGAagaacaagaggaagaagaagaggaagaggaagaggaaaTAGAGGAAGGAAATGATGGTGATGATAATGTTAATGGAAAGATGCATCAACATGAGGTAATTCTTTTCTTTATGTTTATTGAAATATCTTGTGATTTGTTGTTTCTTAAAGAATATGATGATAATCTTGAAAGTTGTATTTGATTATGATGTAAAATGATTCTTGAACATGGTTGGTGTTTGTTCTTTTTAGGTTCTCCCAGATGacaagggtaatttagtcaatGCAGAAGCATCAGAAGCTACAAGTATATTATCAACCGAAGAGATGGAAGATCGAATGGATCAGTTTACACATGTGATGCAACAAAAGTTTCTTGCAGGTGAAGATGATGAACATTTTAATTACTTGAGTATAGATGAAGATGAGACATTGGATGATCATTGGATGAAGGAAGCTAATTATGATGCTGAAGAGAAATACTTTGCTGATGTTTGAAAAGTCAAAGCTCCTccctactttttttttctttcaaatttgaTAGATTTCTGcctttttggggtgtgtttttttAATCTGTAATGATGTGTAAATTAGATTGTTATTTTAGTAATATGGCTTTATATTCATATCGATTTTGGTTCATCCACCATTTTGTCTTTTATCTCATTTATCCATTAATGCTTCTTCTATGTACTCAACTAGGAGTTGCGAACTTTGCACAATTTTGCAGAAAGCCtggattaaataaaaaaatagcaacatacttttggattaatattataaaatacaGTTAAAACATATTTGATTGGAGGCAGATTTGTAGATAtaagattattttattagtttatttgaaGTTGTTAACTCTTTTATATGTATAAATAAGAAATTGTTCGAATTCCGTATTTTGGTGAATAAGGCGATAGTTAGAGTATCAGATTCAATTGAAAACGAAAACACAATTTATTAAATTTTTGTGTATTCAAACGTCCTTAAAGCTTCATATTTCAGCAACATGTACAAAAAAACGTACTTTATAATGATAATGAAAAAACAGTGCTTCATAACGATATATAAAAACAGATTTTGAAA of the Lactuca sativa cultivar Salinas chromosome 6, Lsat_Salinas_v11, whole genome shotgun sequence genome contains:
- the LOC111911414 gene encoding uncharacterized protein LOC111911414; this encodes MEETGVAMSEKTDTTSSGDSASMESTMERLSHLENLYFPRAQQSSALLPSQRKSILQDLYSRDVPVFLERYGSLLTLEELKEFDTLSDDYEINWHLNHLRSLINPTSEDLKSRSAKIKNRRRAYMDKLMFDGKFFSEDAMRDREPYLHHEFVGKFQDQSGRRMARPGERWSETLIRRAEEALLVEKIRREQQRLGVDEREWVGNERQQEEQEEEEEEEEEEIEEGNDGDDNVNGKMHQHEVLPDDKGNLVNAEASEATSILSTEEMEDRMDQFTHVMQQKFLAGEDDEHFNYLSIDEDETLDDHWMKEANYDAEEKYFADV